In the genome of Paenibacillus sp. GP183, the window TCCTGTGACCGTTAGCGTGATAATGCTGATCAATGCCGCCTTAGAAAAAACCGGCAGAAAGTGAATAACTCCCATGCGCTGTTTACGCCAGTAAAGGAGTATGTAGAGCAGGCCTCCCGCCCAAACGGAAGCCGCGAACAAATGGGTCACATCCATCAGGACGGTAAACAACGGATGTTTGGAACCCATGGCGTGGCCGTTTATGCTTTTTGCGGCCAGCATCGACACGACCCACAAACCGTCAACGAGCTTGTGCTTAAGGAGTATAAAGTAACCGGGCACAATTAGCAGAAAAGTGAGCAGCCAGGAAATCCCGGCACTGGTTTTCAAAATAACGGTAAACTGGTCGATACCAAAACCAGTTAAAAGGCGTGAAAATTGAAGCAGCATGCTGTCGATAGAAGCGATTAGATACAGCATCAGCAAAAGTTTCGCAGCATGATGATAACCCCGTCTCCATTCAACTGTTTCGAAATGCAAGAAGTGGTACCACATGATCCATCCGGTTAACGAAAGAAGCAGAAAGTAGTAGCAGATTCGGGTTATCCAATACAGCCAATCGTTTTGACTGATTCCGACTTTGGAAACATAAACGTTCGCCGCATTTTTGATGGTCAAGTCACCTGCTTGTCCAACAGTGAAGATGTACGAGTTTTCAATGGGATGGCCGTCCGCAGATATAATCCGGTAGGAGACCGTATAAATGCCATCGGGCAACTTCGGCAGGAGCTGGTGCAGTTCCTTTTGGTCTTTAGATATCTCTGCCGGTTGGGTGTTTAACGCTTTGCCCCCTCCATCGTAAGTTTTAATATAAAACAGCCCATTCTCCATCCTTTCGTTAAAAGCGAGAACAATTTCCGACGGCGATGACGGATAATTAACGTTAGGCTCGGGATAGGCTTTCTCCAAAATGGAATGGGCAATAACCTGAGTGGGAAACAGGAAAACAAAAAACAATAAAAGCGCGACAGTCAAAAACCATTTGGTGTTTCCATTCATTTTCTCAGCAACCTTTGGCATGCTGTTCCGAATAAGTTAATATTGACCTCCGCAGCGGCAGTCGGCCGCTGCGGGGTCATTACATTACAATTCATTACATGGACATTCCGGGGTTATGCGGGTCATTGACGTCGACTGCTTTTATTTCCAAGGCCTTGCTCAACCGATCCGCCATCCCTTCGAGCAACGCATCCGCATGTTTTTGCGGGATTTGCCCGGATTCGACTGCCTCGTTAATGTTGCGGGTCTCCAATTCTGTAAGCTGTTCAAGGAATTCATTTTGGTTTAATCCTTCTTCCTCAGCGATTTTGACCAAAGTTAGCCCCTTCTTCATCTCGTCCAATATCCAGATCGGTTTTACTCCAAGAATGGCCGCTGCTTCGCCCACCACGTTGCTTTGGAAACGGCCATGCCGGGTTGTGGCGTGGCCATTCATTCCCATATTTACTTGAGTAGCCTTGACGAGAGTCGCAGATCCGTTGGCTGCTGGAGACGGGATGCTTGCTAAAGTGTCATTATTTAGCATTGACACCACAACTCCTCCAGTGATTACTAGCATGACGGCAAAAGCCGAAGCTTTGAGAAGTTTGCTCTTCATTGGCTCAATCGGCTCCTTTCAATTTAATATATTATCATTTATTTCCTTTAAACCTTTTTGATTCGTTTTAAAGAGAGCTGCTGCTGTTCCAAAAACTTTGCGCTGAGGAACAGCAGCGCTGGTCTACTTTTATTCTTTTGAGACAGCGGCCGTTTAAGGCGTTTTTACAGTCAATGCCGCCGACCATGCGGAAGAGCCGCCCAAGTTGACCGCTTGTATTCGGTAATAGTACGTTGTGTTCTTGGGCAAATTCGTTTGCAACAACAAAGTAGCAGAGGTAGTTACAGTATTTAGACCTTGCGTGAATCCCGCATCAAGAGCCCGCTGTATGACATATTGGGTCGCTCCGGTCGAGGCATTCCATCTTAACGCGACCGAATCCGTAGTGGTTCCTGCCGAAACTCTTGAGGTGAAGTTCGTCGGCGTGGCAGGAGCCACAGGCCCTCCCGGTACGTCAATGGAGGCTACGTTGGAATAAGCGGACGACAAGGCCCCGTTCACAGCATTCACACGGTAAGAGTAGGAACTGCCTGCAGCAACCGATGTATCGCTGAAAGTAACAATTCCCACGCCGTTATGCGGTCCCGGATTCGCGATCGAGGTAAAATTGGTTGTTCCATACACGGCACGTTCGACTGTGAAGCCCGTCTCATTGATGGCGTTATCCGTCCAAGTGAGATTTACTTGTGCTCCGTATACCGCAGCCGTCAGATTTGTCGGGGCAGAAGGAATGTTAGACGCGGCTGCGGTTACCACATTCGATTCCGTATTGCCAGCCGCATTATAGGCAACCACTTTATAGCTGTAAGAAGTAGCCGGGTCAACCGTCGTGTCAGTATAACCGGTTGCGTTGGCCAAAGCTGTACCGATCTCCGTGTAGGTCCCGATTTGACCCGTAGTGTCAAAGGCAGCCCGCTGAATCTTGTATCCTACTTCGTTGGAGGGGTTTCCTAGCGTTTTCGGGTCACTTGCCGGCGTGGGGTCCGTCCAACTCAAACTGACGGGACCTCCTGAGTTATTACGGCTAAAACTGAGTGTTGAAGCCGCAGGTACCGCACGTGCAACATTTAGGATCATAGGACGCATCATGTCGTTTTCTTCGTGACCCAACAGGTGGCAGTGCCATACATATTCCCAGCCGAAGTTCACCAGTTGGTTAACTACCGTTATGGCGTTGCCGGTTTTCGGATCGATCCCTGAAAATTGAGTAGTCGTGCCCAAAGGCATTGTCGGGTCGAGAGGACGGATGCTGTCGGGAAGACCAAACGGCAGCTTCGGCGCAATCGGCCTCAATGCGACAATCGCATCCTCCAGAGGATTCATGCGGACGGTGTCCTTCCATCCTCGTTCATTGTCATCGGGGAACCGGATGGAGCCGTCCCAGCCAACCCGGTTAATCAGTTGCACATCAAACAGGTGGAAATGAATGGAGTGGGTATCGACACCATTGTGCGTTACTTTCCAAATTTGAGTGCCATCCCCTTGAACGGGTGTCATCGGCGTGATCACGTCCTTCAGGATCTCTGTTGCCGGGTCGATGTACGCCTGTAGTATAGTGGTTTGGATTTTGAAATTGGTATTTGGTATTTCCATACCCAATACGGCGTTCATGCGACCGTAATCCTGCGTGAATTCCTCGGCAATAGCTTTCGGCTCCAGAGGAAGCGTCAGGGAGTTTGAAGACTTGGGGGGTGTAAAAGTAATGGAAGTATCCATAATGTTTACATACTTGGTATCCGGTACCAGCAACGGATTCTGGCCTGCCTCGAATGCGGCAGGTATAGCTGCCTGTAACTGCTGCAAGATATCCGTCGTATTGGCCGTCGCCGCAGCGCCCGAACCTCCGCCGCCTGTTATGGTTACCGTCGGATTCACATAACCGCTGCCCGGGCTCGTCACTGCGATTGCGCCGACTTTCAATGCCGCTTGAGCTGAGCCAGGCGTTGCCGGATTGCCGCCCGTAAGAGTAACCGTCGGCAAGGAAGTGTAACCAGCACCCGCGCTTGTGATGGTAATGTTATAAACACTGCCGGTTACGGTTACACTGGCAGGCGCCGTCGCGCCTCCACCGGATAGGGTAACGACCGGGGCCGTATACCCCGTACCAGGATGGGTCAATGTCACGCTATAAACCGAACCTGTCACTGTTGCTGCTGCCGGTGTCGTGGCACCCCCGCCGGAAAGAGTAACAATAGGAGCGATATATCCGTTTCCTGGGTTCGTCACGGTTATCCCGGTTACAATCCCTTGTACCGAATCTATGGCTGCTACGGCAGTCGCCCCAGAGCCTGATCCGGGCCCATAAATGGAATCCGTTACAGTGACGGCTGGAGCTGATGAATAGCCTGCCCCCGGATTGGTAACCTGGATACCCGTTACCGATAAGGCGGCTTTTCCTGTTGCCCCTGAACCGGTGCCGCCTCCGGAATCCGAAATACTGACGCTTGGCGCCGTTGTATAACCAGAGCCGAACGATCCCACCTTCAAGCCATCCACCGAAATCGTTGCTTTTGCAGCGGCATCTGTTGTCGCGCCGCCGCCGGTAATGCTAACCGCAGGCGATGCCGTGTAGCCGTTGCCCGGCGAAGTCACGTTGATCTTGTCAACAGCCAATGATGCCTTGGCGGCAGCCCCGGTTCCGTACGAATCGGAGATACTTACGTTGGGAACAGAGGTATACCCAGTTCCGCCGTTGGTGACGCTGACGCTCGACAGCGGTCTTCCTGAAGCAGACGGATTATCCGCCACCTTAATCTGCATGACCGTCCTCGTATTCGGACCGTAGCCCGGCAGTGTCGTAGGTGCGCCTCCAGTATAGTTGTTGATGATGGGAGCAGTTATAGATTGGTCGGGATCCCCGGTATAGTAATCGTAGCGGGGATCGAAAAAAGGACCCGGTGCAGGCGCGTCATTGTAAAGGATGAGCGTTTGTCCGGCATATTTGCTGAAGTCGACCACAACATCCGCACGTTCTGCAGGACCCAGCAAGAGTGTTTTGCTGGTTATATTCAATGTCGAAATGATTCTACGGCTGTATTCATAATCGATCGGTTGATTTATGAGTTCCACCGGTTTCGGCAGAAAGCCGCTGTCCGTACCGATCTGAATCATGTTTGGTCCAGCTGAGGACGGATCGGGAACCCCGCCGGGCCTATTGTCGTTCGGCCAAGTGCTAGGGAAGCCCGGCTGTTGCACGGCTGGAACTATGGGAACTTCACCGGCATTTCCATCTTTCAGAGTGCCGTCGGCATTCCACATCTGTCCGTTGGATTTAGCCTTGTACAATTGCAGATTCCACATCCGGTCATTTGACGCATTCAGGATCCGGAACCGGTATGCCTTCGGCTGGATGTTCAGATACGGATAGGCTGTACCATTCACCAAGGGGGTGTCCATGAAGGCTTCGGGTACTTGGGACACATTAGGCACCCCAGGATTCATGTCCCCTTGGCCGGGCTGGCCTTTTAACGGATTGGGAACAGGACCGTGCAACAAGCCGGTGTTCGGCGGCCAAAACCACGGGCCATAATCCCACCGTCCCAAGTTATTCGCCCCTGTCGTAACATAAGGGTTCTGATTGGGCATGTACACATGAGGGAACCACAGTTGGCCCATTCCGCCCCATTTCGCCTTGTCCCACGTGGGATCCGTAGCCGCCAGCTGGGCGTCTTTCGGGACAAAGGTCTTATCCTGGATGATCAGGGGAATTTCGTCTGCCGGAATGATTCCTTTTGCAATAAGATCCTTTTCCACCTGGTCCCGGAGCATGTACGGGGCAGCTTCCCCCGCATATACGTTCAAGCGGGTAATCCCGTAGGAATGATCGTGGTACCACATCATTCTGGCGCTTTGCTGGTTCGTATAGAAGTACGTCATGGAACCCGGTCCGGGATCAGGCATGTCCGGCACGTTCTGCACACTCACGCCTTTCGGATACGGCGTATTCTCGCCGGCGGGAGTTACCCATTGATGCGGTGTCCCGTCGCTGATCCATGGCGTGATGCCTCCATGCAGATGGAGAAGTCCACGGTTTTGGGTGTACATATTCTTCCCGTCCGGTCCCATCCCCGCACCCATGATCGTCGTATCTACCGGAAGGAACAGATCGCCGCCGCTGCCGGTTGGCAGGTTGTTCGTAAATTTCACGCGTACCGGCCGATCTTTTTGGGCATTAATTACAGGCCCGAAATAGCTGGGCTTGCTGACCGTGGCATCCGTCGTATTGGTCTGCTTATAACCCCGCAGCTTTGTAGCCGGAAGGTCTTTATGCAGCTTTTCGGTGTACTCTACCAACGAGATTTCGTAGTAGTCGGAACCGGGATAAGTCGTCGTGTCCGGAATGGCGACCGGAAGATACTGTCCGAGGTCGTTAGCATTCGCCGCTCCCAAGCCCGGCAAGGAATCGACAAATTTTCGGATCCCTGTCCCTGGAATTACATTGCCTTTTGCGTCCAATTCCGGAAGCGGGCTGTTGGCGTAATTGGGAGTACCGTAATAGTCCGGAGTGGTTCCGGGAGCCATAACACCCATGCCGGCCATCGCAGACACATTCACGATGCTAGAGAAAGGAAACGATACAGCCATTAGAGCGATAAGTACGGATTTTGTTAGCTTGTGTCCAAGGTTCATTTTTAATTGTTTGGGCTTCACCAAAAATCACCAGCGTCTCTCTAAATTTTTTAATAGTTCCTGCCGATCTGAACGATTCTAGTTGTTTTTTGATTGCTCCCAATACGTATTAAAGTTGAAATAACCCGAAGCGCCCTGCATGTCGTTGCCGGTATCCAGGTTGAAAGAAACGGTGAATGCAAGCATTTCTGCCCCAAAAGGCGGTGTAATCACTTTGAAGCTTGACACGTCAAGCACTTGGTTTACGGTACCCTTCATAGGAGTTTCATACATTTTGGTAACTTGCACTGTAGCCGTTTGATAAACCGGGCCTTTTACTGAAGCGGCACTCCTGATGGTATTGATGTTATCGAGCAGGTATTTGTTGACTGCGATGACCGCCTGGTCACTAGCGTTGGGATTTTTCAGCGGATCGGCATTCGGGTTTCCTGCAGCCCATAGATTGTATCCGTCATTAACCATATACATAATCAAGTCCATGTCACCGCCGGTAATTGGCCCGGTAGGAAATGTGGCATTTTTGGCGTCAAACCAATTCAACTGCCAGACGATAAGATTAGCGTGATTGGCAAAAGCGATATCAGCATCATAAACGAGACCGCTTGTTACTTCATTTCCGCTTCTGTCGGCCGTTTTTGCCGTTATGCTTTTTAATTTGGCATCCAAGCTTCCCGTGTTTTCAAGGAAGAGGCCGCGGGTATTGCTGTCTCCAGGAGCCCATACTCCTGTCGGCAAGGTCCCGGGAGCGCCAGTGGTATTGGTATAAAACATCGGTCCTACGTTCGGCACATCTCCGCGTACGGTGGAGATTTGAAGGGAACCGGCAGTAAATGCATTGTTCGCATTCGAAACGTTATTCTGAAACAATGCGTACGTTATGCCTCCGGCCAACAATCCGACGGCCGTCAAACCTGCGACGGAGATAAGGACTAACTTGTTTTTAAGTTTCAAAAGGATTCATCCCCTTATCAATTTTATCGGGGCCTTTTGTACAAGGCCCCCTAAATTACGCCACCGGAAAAATCCTAACGAATCGCAGTCGGATTATTGTGTGCAGCCTGCTGGGAATTGAACTGGATGTCCCCTCTAATGCCAAGACCTTGATAAGTATTTCCTGCGCCCAGAGCCAATTGGACGGAAGTATTGATCGCTTCCGAATCGGCAGCGGTGGTCCCATTAGCTGCTTTCAGCAAATGCCAAGCGGCAAGACGGTTAATACCGTTTGCACCATCATTAGCGGCAACGCTGTCCGCGCCCGTCAAATCAAACAGCACAGTATTACCCGACTTGATTTGGAAAATCAGGCTTTTGCCGTTATCCACAGTATTTTGTCCGTTTTTGAAGCTTGCGAATGCCGACCAACCATCCTTGGTGGGATCAAACAGACCAGATGTGTGAGTGGTTCCAGCTGCATTGTTCACAGCATTATATACCGAGCCATCTTCGTTGGTCAGGTAGTAGGTTGCTGGAGCGATACCGTTGTTTGAGGTGTATTGCAGGTTAAGCAGCATCATTTGATAGTACTCATCGAGGCTGCCGCTGTTGGTAACCGTAAAGCTGTCGGTTGCAGCAGCATCGCCCGGTGCAGCGTTAGAAACGTTGAAGGCTTTGGTTAGTACTCCCCCGACGCCCAACTTCACAGTCCCAGCTGAAAAAGTGTTCCCGGTGTTACTTGCCGTAGCGCTAAAAAATGCAAACGATCCGCTGACGATCATGATTGCACCTGCTATTGATGTCATTAACGCCATACTCAGCTTTGTTTTAAGTCCCATTTCAAAATTCCTCCCAACAATTTTTTCCCGTTTAGGGATTATATTTGAAACTTCCCATGATTTCGATTTTGGCCGGCCGATCATAGGAAGCACTCAAATCTGAGATCATTGCAAAACTTGAAAGCCTTACAATCCTTCTGTCTTCGTTGCCGAGTTCATTTTTTTTTGCAGCTTGCTGATTTCCCGAATGAGACTGACCATGGCACTTACGATAAGCAATGCGCCGGGCAGAATGAGCAGCAATGCAATGCCAAGCTTTGTTTTCATAAAATTCAGGTAGTATCCCAAGTAGGGAATCATTATGTTGTTATATTGGCCAATGATATTGGCGGGCTGTACAAGTTGGGCGTCCGGTCCGTCATTGGAGTCACCCTTGGTTTGAAACGCAAGCTTTCCATTTAGAGACTTGATTGCCTGTATTCTGTGGGTGATCAAGATCGCGGAACCATCGTTGTTTTGTCCGCCAAATTCATCCTGGGATGCCTTAAAAGTAAT includes:
- a CDS encoding copper resistance protein CopC, with translation MNGNTKWFLTVALLLFFVFLFPTQVIAHSILEKAYPEPNVNYPSSPSEIVLAFNERMENGLFYIKTYDGGGKALNTQPAEISKDQKELHQLLPKLPDGIYTVSYRIISADGHPIENSYIFTVGQAGDLTIKNAANVYVSKVGISQNDWLYWITRICYYFLLLSLTGWIMWYHFLHFETVEWRRGYHHAAKLLLMLYLIASIDSMLLQFSRLLTGFGIDQFTVILKTSAGISWLLTFLLIVPGYFILLKHKLVDGLWVVSMLAAKSINGHAMGSKHPLFTVLMDVTHLFAASVWAGGLLYILLYWRKQRMGVIHFLPVFSKAALISIITLTVTGTISTLIFLPNLQDILFTDWGLLLLAKIFIIFLVVASAGLLRFFMKKKMARRFAFWLKADFSLMASIVGIVGVLTVLNPVPQNQPVIWSESRDNIAVKLTITPNMPGMNHFIVEAKTNQSIKIKNVELKIKSKTNEIGPIQVPLSTDRLTGEQLLYACDGPFLPFAGVWASEIRVMDVDDNETVFIKDFTIH
- a CDS encoding multicopper oxidase domain-containing protein, translated to MKPKQLKMNLGHKLTKSVLIALMAVSFPFSSIVNVSAMAGMGVMAPGTTPDYYGTPNYANSPLPELDAKGNVIPGTGIRKFVDSLPGLGAANANDLGQYLPVAIPDTTTYPGSDYYEISLVEYTEKLHKDLPATKLRGYKQTNTTDATVSKPSYFGPVINAQKDRPVRVKFTNNLPTGSGGDLFLPVDTTIMGAGMGPDGKNMYTQNRGLLHLHGGITPWISDGTPHQWVTPAGENTPYPKGVSVQNVPDMPDPGPGSMTYFYTNQQSARMMWYHDHSYGITRLNVYAGEAAPYMLRDQVEKDLIAKGIIPADEIPLIIQDKTFVPKDAQLAATDPTWDKAKWGGMGQLWFPHVYMPNQNPYVTTGANNLGRWDYGPWFWPPNTGLLHGPVPNPLKGQPGQGDMNPGVPNVSQVPEAFMDTPLVNGTAYPYLNIQPKAYRFRILNASNDRMWNLQLYKAKSNGQMWNADGTLKDGNAGEVPIVPAVQQPGFPSTWPNDNRPGGVPDPSSAGPNMIQIGTDSGFLPKPVELINQPIDYEYSRRIISTLNITSKTLLLGPAERADVVVDFSKYAGQTLILYNDAPAPGPFFDPRYDYYTGDPDQSITAPIINNYTGGAPTTLPGYGPNTRTVMQIKVADNPSASGRPLSSVSVTNGGTGYTSVPNVSISDSYGTGAAAKASLAVDKINVTSPGNGYTASPAVSITGGGATTDAAAKATISVDGLKVGSFGSGYTTAPSVSISDSGGGTGSGATGKAALSVTGIQVTNPGAGYSSAPAVTVTDSIYGPGSGSGATAVAAIDSVQGIVTGITVTNPGNGYIAPIVTLSGGGATTPAAATVTGSVYSVTLTHPGTGYTAPVVTLSGGGATAPASVTVTGSVYNITITSAGAGYTSLPTVTLTGGNPATPGSAQAALKVGAIAVTSPGSGYVNPTVTITGGGGSGAAATANTTDILQQLQAAIPAAFEAGQNPLLVPDTKYVNIMDTSITFTPPKSSNSLTLPLEPKAIAEEFTQDYGRMNAVLGMEIPNTNFKIQTTILQAYIDPATEILKDVITPMTPVQGDGTQIWKVTHNGVDTHSIHFHLFDVQLINRVGWDGSIRFPDDNERGWKDTVRMNPLEDAIVALRPIAPKLPFGLPDSIRPLDPTMPLGTTTQFSGIDPKTGNAITVVNQLVNFGWEYVWHCHLLGHEENDMMRPMILNVARAVPAASTLSFSRNNSGGPVSLSWTDPTPASDPKTLGNPSNEVGYKIQRAAFDTTGQIGTYTEIGTALANATGYTDTTVDPATSYSYKVVAYNAAGNTESNVVTAAASNIPSAPTNLTAAVYGAQVNLTWTDNAINETGFTVERAVYGTTNFTSIANPGPHNGVGIVTFSDTSVAAGSSYSYRVNAVNGALSSAYSNVASIDVPGGPVAPATPTNFTSRVSAGTTTDSVALRWNASTGATQYVIQRALDAGFTQGLNTVTTSATLLLQTNLPKNTTYYYRIQAVNLGGSSAWSAALTVKTP
- a CDS encoding TasA family protein — translated: MGLKTKLSMALMTSIAGAIMIVSGSFAFFSATASNTGNTFSAGTVKLGVGGVLTKAFNVSNAAPGDAAATDSFTVTNSGSLDEYYQMMLLNLQYTSNNGIAPATYYLTNEDGSVYNAVNNAAGTTHTSGLFDPTKDGWSAFASFKNGQNTVDNGKSLIFQIKSGNTVLFDLTGADSVAANDGANGINRLAAWHLLKAANGTTAADSEAINTSVQLALGAGNTYQGLGIRGDIQFNSQQAAHNNPTAIR
- a CDS encoding signal peptidase I yields the protein MKQAVKWGSRTITVILAVFLLITVFCAASSRMSGGTPKILGLNVYAVLSGSMEPSIQVGSIILEKPNVNANSLKVGDVITFKASQDEFGGQNNDGSAILITHRIQAIKSLNGKLAFQTKGDSNDGPDAQLVQPANIIGQYNNIMIPYLGYYLNFMKTKLGIALLLILPGALLIVSAMVSLIREISKLQKKMNSATKTEGL